One Bacteroidales bacterium DNA segment encodes these proteins:
- the wecB gene encoding UDP-N-acetylglucosamine 2-epimerase (non-hydrolyzing): MIKIITIIGARPQIIKAAAISRCIRNFYKNKIKEVIVHTGQHYDDNMSEVFFREMEIPSPDYNLNVGSSSHAVQTALMMERLEKVLLKENPDLVLIYGDTNSTLAGSVTAAKLHIPVAHVEAGLRSFNRRMPEEINRVVSDHLSALLFSPTKTGLNNLYTEGIGKNTKPPYTDENPGVFHCGDVMYDNALYFSEKAKTSEILKKLELMENDFFLCTIHRDHNTDVPENLNSIFRSLLNVAEYTGLKAIIPLHPRTNNVLKKNIEKKLYDSLQKSPLIQIIPPVSFFEMIMLESNARLIMTDSGGVQKEAFFYKKPCIILRPETEWVELVESGAAVIANCDEEKIMNAAKLFIDVKPTAFTDIFGNGKASEFICSEILDMFKNK, translated from the coding sequence ATGATTAAAATAATTACAATAATAGGAGCGCGTCCGCAGATTATAAAGGCTGCTGCAATAAGCCGTTGCATAAGGAATTTTTATAAGAATAAGATTAAAGAAGTCATTGTACATACCGGACAGCATTATGATGATAATATGTCGGAAGTATTTTTTAGGGAGATGGAAATCCCTTCTCCTGACTATAACTTAAATGTAGGTTCTTCTTCTCATGCTGTTCAAACTGCACTAATGATGGAACGTTTGGAGAAAGTATTGTTAAAAGAAAACCCCGATTTGGTTTTAATTTATGGCGATACAAATTCAACCCTGGCAGGTTCGGTAACTGCTGCTAAACTTCATATTCCTGTTGCACATGTTGAGGCAGGGCTTCGCTCTTTTAACCGTCGCATGCCCGAAGAAATAAATCGTGTAGTAAGCGATCATCTGTCAGCTTTATTATTTTCACCTACAAAAACAGGATTAAATAATTTATATACTGAAGGAATTGGAAAAAATACAAAACCTCCGTATACAGACGAAAATCCCGGCGTTTTTCATTGTGGCGATGTGATGTACGATAATGCTTTGTATTTTTCTGAAAAAGCAAAAACGTCGGAAATATTGAAAAAACTGGAGCTGATGGAAAATGATTTTTTTCTTTGTACCATTCACCGCGACCACAATACCGATGTTCCCGAAAACCTGAATTCAATTTTTCGTTCACTGCTGAATGTTGCTGAATATACAGGATTGAAAGCTATAATACCTCTGCATCCGAGAACCAATAATGTTTTAAAAAAGAATATCGAAAAAAAATTATATGATTCATTACAGAAAAGTCCGTTAATACAAATCATTCCACCGGTTTCATTTTTTGAAATGATTATGCTGGAAAGTAACGCAAGGCTTATAATGACTGATTCGGGCGGAGTACAGAAGGAAGCATTCTTTTATAAAAAACCATGCATTATTCTTCGCCCTGAAACCGAATGGGTTGAATTGGTTGAATCAGGCGCTGCCGTGATTGCTAACTGTGATGAAGAAAAAATAATGAATGCAGCAAAGTTATTCATTGATGTAAAACCTACTGCTTTTACAGATATTTTTGGAAACGGAAAAGCATCAGAATTTATTTGCTC
- the radC gene encoding DNA repair protein RadC, with protein MLTKSNSIKTWADDDRPREKFIEKGKASLSNAELLAILIHSGTKEENAVDVAKNILKQNGNNLINLSKLGIKELTKYKGIGEAKAATIAAALELGNRRREAEVAELEKIKSSKDVFDIFYPSLSDCNYEEFWILLLNRANKVIDKFCISEGGLTGTVADPSKIFKIAIENKAVGVILCHNHPSGNLSPSEQDKNITKKLKEGGKLLDISVLDHIIIGDEKYFSFADEGLI; from the coding sequence ATGTTGACAAAATCAAATTCAATAAAAACATGGGCTGACGATGATCGTCCACGCGAAAAATTTATTGAAAAAGGTAAAGCTTCACTCAGTAATGCTGAGCTTCTTGCTATCCTTATACATTCGGGAACAAAAGAGGAAAACGCAGTTGATGTAGCAAAAAATATTTTAAAACAAAATGGGAATAATTTAATTAATCTTTCAAAACTTGGAATTAAAGAACTGACAAAATATAAAGGCATAGGTGAAGCAAAAGCAGCTACAATAGCGGCTGCACTGGAACTTGGAAACAGAAGGAGAGAGGCTGAAGTTGCCGAACTTGAAAAAATAAAATCGAGTAAAGATGTTTTTGATATTTTTTATCCTTCGTTATCCGACTGCAATTATGAAGAGTTTTGGATACTATTGTTAAATCGCGCCAATAAAGTTATTGATAAATTTTGCATCAGCGAAGGCGGGCTAACTGGTACAGTTGCCGACCCGTCGAAGATCTTTAAAATTGCTATCGAAAATAAGGCTGTTGGTGTAATTCTTTGTCATAATCACCCATCGGGAAACTTGAGTCCAAGCGAGCAGGATAAAAACATCACAAAAAAACTGAAAGAAGGAGGAAAACTTCTTGATATATCTGTACTTGACCATATCATTATTGGTGATGAAAAATATTTTAGCTTTGCAGATGAAGGATTAATTTAG
- the rpsT gene encoding 30S ribosomal protein S20: MAYHKSAKKRIRSNESRRDENRVKAKTTRNAVKKFRGTKDKEEAKKDHPAVVAMLDKLAKKGVIHKNKASNLKSKLARKINAL, encoded by the coding sequence ATGGCATACCATAAATCAGCAAAAAAGAGAATCCGCAGCAACGAAAGCAGGCGTGATGAAAATAGAGTTAAAGCTAAAACAACACGTAATGCGGTGAAGAAATTCAGAGGCACTAAAGATAAGGAAGAGGCTAAGAAAGACCATCCTGCTGTAGTTGCTATGCTTGACAAACTGGCAAAAAAAGGTGTGATACACAAAAACAAAGCTTCCAATTTAAAATCGAAGCTGGCCAGGAAGATTAACGCATTATAG
- a CDS encoding NAD(P)/FAD-dependent oxidoreductase, translated as MKKQIELAFTPEQFFHSENQKNIISKVLHVDLNDITGIRLVRRSLDARKQKIVYRCQYDVFISELPEQNKFDIPFKNVTQSPVVIIAGAGPAGLFAALKCIELGMKPVIIERGKSVHDRRYDITNIHRERLINPDSNYCFGEGGAGTFSDGKLYTRSTKRGDVNRILQLFYMHGASAEILYDSHPHIGTDKLPPIIAAIRQTIEEYGGMFHFENRIVDIKIKDNSFESVVTSKGNEYHGKALILATGHSARDIFYLLERKKIFIEPSSFAVGFRVEHPQQIIDEIQYHQKSRGKYLPASAYSLAGQFGGKGVFSFCMCPGGTIVDSSTSQDELVLNGMSNSRRNQPFANSGIVVTVNENDFKSYGEGALSGLQFQKMLENIAFVAGGSNHFAPAQRMSDFCENKISSSFNTVSYRQGITSAPLSEIFPKVIISSIQEAFTEFDKKMKGFYTNEATLFAVESRTSSPVRITRDAHTLEHIQIKNLFPCGEGAGYAGGIVSSAIDGERVAEAVAKKIL; from the coding sequence ATGAAAAAACAAATAGAGCTGGCATTTACTCCAGAACAATTTTTTCATTCCGAAAATCAGAAAAATATTATTTCAAAAGTCCTGCATGTGGATTTGAACGACATTACAGGTATAAGGCTTGTAAGACGTTCGCTCGATGCGCGTAAACAAAAAATTGTGTATCGCTGCCAGTATGATGTTTTTATTAGTGAATTACCGGAGCAAAATAAATTCGATATACCATTTAAAAATGTAACCCAAAGTCCAGTTGTAATTATAGCAGGAGCAGGACCTGCCGGACTTTTTGCTGCATTAAAATGTATTGAGCTGGGTATGAAACCTGTTATTATTGAAAGAGGAAAAAGTGTTCATGACCGAAGATATGATATTACAAATATTCATCGTGAAAGATTAATAAACCCCGATTCAAATTATTGTTTTGGCGAAGGAGGTGCAGGTACATTTTCCGATGGAAAGCTATATACACGATCAACCAAACGTGGCGATGTGAACCGTATTTTACAGTTGTTTTATATGCATGGCGCAAGTGCCGAAATACTTTACGATTCGCATCCACATATAGGTACTGATAAGCTTCCCCCGATTATTGCAGCAATAAGGCAAACCATAGAAGAATATGGAGGAATGTTTCATTTTGAAAACAGGATCGTTGATATAAAAATAAAAGATAATTCATTTGAAAGTGTTGTTACGTCCAAGGGGAATGAGTATCATGGAAAAGCTTTGATATTGGCAACCGGGCATTCTGCAAGAGATATTTTTTATCTTCTCGAAAGAAAAAAAATATTTATTGAACCCAGCTCTTTCGCTGTAGGCTTTCGCGTTGAACATCCGCAACAGATTATTGATGAAATTCAATATCATCAAAAAAGCCGTGGAAAATATTTACCTGCCTCTGCATATAGTTTAGCCGGGCAATTTGGCGGAAAAGGCGTTTTTTCATTTTGTATGTGCCCCGGTGGAACCATTGTTGATTCATCAACTTCACAGGATGAGCTGGTGCTGAATGGTATGTCGAACAGCCGACGGAATCAGCCGTTTGCCAATTCCGGTATTGTTGTTACCGTGAATGAAAATGATTTTAAATCATATGGCGAGGGCGCATTATCAGGGCTTCAATTTCAAAAAATGCTTGAGAATATTGCATTTGTGGCTGGCGGAAGTAATCATTTTGCCCCAGCTCAACGTATGTCCGATTTTTGTGAAAATAAGATTTCCTCTTCTTTTAATACCGTTTCATACAGGCAGGGAATTACTTCAGCACCTTTGAGCGAAATATTTCCGAAGGTTATTATTTCATCAATACAAGAAGCTTTTACAGAATTCGATAAAAAGATGAAAGGTTTTTATACTAATGAAGCTACCTTGTTTGCTGTGGAATCGCGTACTTCATCACCGGTAAGGATAACACGTGATGCACACACGTTGGAACATATTCAGATTAAAAATTTATTTCCATGTGGCGAAGGTGCAGGATATGCAGGTGGAATCGTTTCATCAGCTATTGACGGGGAACGTGTTGCCGAAGCTGTTGCCAAAAAAATATTGTAA
- a CDS encoding porin family protein encodes MKRRLIYYRKFLWIIILIPVFVFAQKPRIENLPKFDLKPYHFGFALCLNKMDFSIRTAENYVSDSLFVIESDPQLGFNIGIVSDLRLGEFSNLRFIPTLSFGQRNLIYTLSIKDSIVKTTKKIESTFIDFPLMLKYTSKRLNNFRAYIIGGAQYSIDLASQAKKKDKENDLVKLKQNDICCDLGVGFEFYLNYFKLTTELKMIYGMRDMLKRDNTVYTTSIDRINSKIFQLSFLFE; translated from the coding sequence TTGAAAAGAAGATTAATATACTACAGGAAGTTTTTATGGATAATAATTCTTATCCCTGTTTTTGTATTTGCTCAAAAACCACGGATTGAGAATCTACCAAAGTTTGATTTAAAACCCTATCATTTTGGCTTTGCATTATGTCTGAATAAAATGGATTTTTCTATTCGTACTGCTGAAAATTATGTAAGCGATTCGTTGTTTGTAATTGAATCAGACCCACAACTGGGATTCAATATTGGTATAGTTTCCGATTTAAGGCTGGGTGAATTTTCTAACCTAAGGTTTATACCTACGCTTTCTTTCGGACAAAGAAACCTGATTTATACACTAAGCATTAAAGATAGCATTGTAAAAACAACAAAAAAAATTGAATCAACTTTTATTGATTTTCCTTTGATGCTTAAATATACTTCGAAACGTTTAAATAATTTCAGGGCATATATAATTGGAGGGGCACAATACAGTATTGACCTTGCTTCGCAAGCGAAGAAAAAAGATAAAGAGAATGATTTGGTAAAACTGAAGCAAAACGACATTTGCTGCGACCTTGGAGTTGGTTTTGAATTTTATTTAAACTACTTTAAATTAACAACTGAATTAAAAATGATATATGGAATGCGTGATATGCTTAAGCGCGACAATACGGTATATACTACTTCCATTGATAGAATAAATTCAAAAATATTTCAGTTATCATTTCTTTTCGAATAA